The proteins below come from a single Miscanthus floridulus cultivar M001 chromosome 1, ASM1932011v1, whole genome shotgun sequence genomic window:
- the LOC136475466 gene encoding exportin-2-like, whose product MEVAPETLDALAGWFAHSLSPDAAARRVAEKSIDSAASSPGFALAILALAASPRHDLQARLAASVQFKNLLRSRWPKPDADAADAADHLPASDCAIIKTHLLQLLLTAPPLIQAQLSEALAAAAASDFPAKWESLLPSIVSSFGTAVNAGDIAATNSLLAAIVSLFSRFRNAFDNNALRLDLKYCLDIFAAPLLEVFLFASRRLQAAATTANPLELRPVFECLRLSCEIFYSLNSIDLPEFFEDNMRQWMTEFRAFLTTSYPPPVEADGAPDALRAAVCDNLQLYMEKYEEEFRGYLKEFVEAVWGLLMAQTASPSRAQLAVTAIRFLTTVAESVHHALFGTPEAMKQICDSVVVPNLRLRDEDEELFEGNWVEYVRRDSEGSDADTLRRAACRLLRGLAANYREQVAALVSAQVQQMLAAYAANRANNWKEKDAAIYLLIALMQKPGATGGGTPVVDMESFFTSVIVPELQAPDWQSEPMLKATVLRFLKEFRDQIPKATALALLPSVVRFLTHESNVVHSYAATFIENLLIIKDAVPVPGLTTVTRSPRYVAADINPFAAQIIQNLSTALGFPDSYENPYLMKCLMRVLGIANIAGQIVHEITARLVGILMEVCNNPKNPDFNHYLFEALAAVIGRTGEQDPALLPAFEASLFPVLQRILVEDISEFWPYAFQIFAQLVNLSRPPLSQNYMQLFGVLLSNATWDRPPCVPALVRLLRAFLRKIPNELNQEGRLPNILAISRSLLSRSSTEDSAFYMLNTIVENVGFDILNPYISEIWSALFTRLQTRQAVKFVNSLVVFTSLVLVKYGSSVLVSSVDAIQPNLFIQILQRFWIPNLKLIKGALEVKLTAVASTKLLCESAVLLDAAAAQSWGKLLDSIVSLLSRTNQDGAQQEQNDGTDAVDIQKTSSYSVSFVRLQYAGKSEDDLLKEVNDTKQFVVTSLATLSVQFPGRFGPVIEQHVDPANKSVLLQLCAAYNVNIV is encoded by the exons ATGGAGGTGGCGCCGGAGACGCTCGACGCCCTCGCGGGCTGGTTCGCGCACTCGCTCTCACCCGACGCCGCCGCGCGCCGCGTCGCCGAGAAGAGCATCGACTCCGCCGCCTCTTCCCCGGGCTTCGCGCTGGCGATCCTCGCCCTCGCGGCCTCTCCGCGCCACGACCTCCAGGCCCGCCTCGCCGCCTCCGTCCAGTTCAAGAACCTGCTCCGCAGCCGTTGGCCCAagcccgacgccgacgccgcggacgccgccgaccacctcccCGCCTCCGACTGCGCCATCATCAAGACGcacctcctccagctcctcctcaccGCCCCGCCCCTCATCCAGGCGCAGCTCTCCgaggccctcgccgccgccgcggcctccgATTTCCCCGCCAAGTGGGAGTCGCTCCTCCCGTCCATCGTGTCCTCCTTCGGTACGGCCGTCAACGCGGGGGACATCGCCGCCACCAACTCTCTCCTCGCCGCCATCGTGTCGCTCTTCTCCCGCTTCCGCAACGCATTCGACAATAATGCCCTCCGCCTCGACCTCAAGTACTGCCTTGACATCTTTGCCGCCCCACTCCTCGAGGTCTTCCTCTTCGCCTCCCGCCGCCTTCAGGCCGCAGCCACCACGGCCAACCCGCTCGAGCTCCGCCCCGTGTTTGAGTGCCTTCGCCTCAGCTGCGAGATCTTCTACTCGCTTAACTCCATCGACCTGCCTGAGTTCTTCGAGGATAACATGCGCCAGTGGATGACAGAGTTTCGAGCCTTCCTCACCACATCCTACCCACCGCCTGTGGAGGCAGATGGTGCCCCGGATGCGCTCCGTGCTGCTGTCTGTGATAACCTGCAGCTTTATATGGAGAAGTACGAGGAGGAGTTTAGGGGGTACCTGAAGGAGTTTGTTGAAGCTGTGTGGGGGCTCCTCATGGCGCAGACCGCTTCTCCATCCCGTGCACAGCTTGCCGTTACTGCAATAAGGTTCTTGACTACAGTTGCCGAGAGCGTGCACCATGCCTTATTTGGGACTCCTGAGGCAATGAAGCAGATATGTGATAGTGTTGTCGTGCCTAATTTGCGCCTgcgggatgaggatgaggagttgTTTGAGGGCAATTGGGTGGAATATGTTAGGCGTGACTCTGAGGGTAGCGATGCAGATACGCTCAGACGGGCAGCGTGCCGGCTGCTGCGAGGCCTTGCAGCGAACTACCGGGAGCAGGTGGCTGCACTTGTGTCAGCACAGGTCCAGCAGATGTTGGCTGCATATGCTGCTAATCGGGCAAACAACTGGAAGGAGAAGGACGCTGCAATATACCTTCTTATTGCTCTTATGCAGAAGCCTGGTGCCACAGGTGGCGGTACACCCGTGGTTGACATGGAGAGCTTCTTTACATCTGTGATTGTGCCTGAGCTCCAGGCCCCTGATTGGCAGTCTGAGCCAATGTTGAAGGCAACTGTGCTCAGGTTCTTGAAGGAGTTCAGGGATCAGATCCCCAAAGCCACTGCACTGGCACTCCTACCAAGTGTGGTGAGGTTTCTGACACACGAGTCCAATGTTGTTCATTCATATGCTGCTACTTTTATCGAGAACCTGCTGATCATCAAGGATGCTGTCCCGGTACCAGGGTTGACCACAGTGACCAG GTCTCCACGTTATGTTGCTGCTGATATCAATCCATTTGCCGCACAGATCATTCAGAACCTGTCCACAGCACTAGGTTTCCCTGATTCATACGAGAACCCCTACCTGATGAAGTGCCTGATGCGGGTGCTTGGGATTGCTAATATAGCTGGTCAAATTGTTCATGAGATCACTGCTCGACTTGTGGGTATTCTCATGGAAGTGTGCAATAACCCCAAGAACCCTGACTTCAACCACTACTTGTTTGAGGCTCTGGCAGCAGTTATTGGCCGGACTGGTGAGCAGGACCCAGCACTACTCCCTGCTTTTGAGGCCAGCCTCTTCCCAGTGCTCCAGAGGATATTGGTTGAGGACATCTCAGAGTTCTGGCCATATGCTTTTCAGATATTTGCACAACTCGTCAATTTGAGTCGACCACCTCTCTCGCAGAATTACATGCAGCTATTTGGTGTCCTTCTTAGTAATGCCACTTGGGACCGACCACCATGTGTTCCTGCCTTGGTTCGCTTGCTGCGAGCATTCCTTAGGAAAATTCCAAATGAGCTAAACCAAGAGGGCAGGCTTCCAAATATCTTGGCAATATCCCGTAGTCTCCTCTCACGCAGCAGCACGGAAGATTCTGCATTCTACATGCTGAACACAATAGTGGAAAATGTTGGTTTTGACATTCTGAACCCATATATAAGTGAGATATGGAGTGCTTTGTTTACTCGGCTACAGACTAGACAGGCAGTGAAATTTGTGAACTCTCTTGTGGTTTTCACGTCACTAGTGCTGGTCAAATATGGATCAAGTGTTCTTGTCAGTTCCGTTGATGCAATTCAGCCAAATCTTTTCATCCAAATCCTTCAGCGATTTTGGATTCCCAACCTCAAATTGATCAAAGGTGCTCTTGAAGTTAAGTTGACAGCAGTTGCTTCGACAAAGTTGCTTTGTGAGTCTGCGGTGCTGTTGGATGCTGCTGCAGCCCAGTCGTGGGGTAAATTACTTGACAGTATTGTCTCACTGTTGTCCAGAACGAATCAAGATGGGGCGCAACAAGAGCAAAATGATGGTACTGATGCAGTGGATATTCAGAAGACATCAAGTTATTCTGTCTCATTTGTACGGCTTCAATATGCTGGAAAGAGTGAAGATGACCTTTTGAAAGAAGTAAATGATACAAAACAGTTTGTGGTCACATCCTTGGCCACACTTTCTGTCCAGTTTCCTGGGAGGTTTGGTCCTGTCATTGAGCAGCATGTAGACCCAGCAAACAAAAGTGTGCTTCTTCAACTTTGTGCAGCCTACAATGTCAACATTGTCTAG
- the LOC136475472 gene encoding mitogen-activated protein kinase kinase 9-like, protein MALTFRERRLPQLHISLDVPSCAFRHPNPNPPPAASTSASRASGEFRLSDFDRLAVLGRGNGGTVYKVAHRRTSALYALKVLHRCDPGAASEVDALRRADSSPHVVRCHSVLPAAAPGDVALLLELVDGGSLDAVAARRGAFPEAALAEVAAQALAGLAHLHARSVVHRDVKPANLLVSAAGEVKIADFGIAKVLSRAGDHCAAYEGTAAYMSPERFDTERHGHADPCAADVWSLGVTVLELLMGRYPLLPAGQKPSWAALMCAICFGELPSLPDGAASPELRAFVAACLQKDYTKRASVAQLLAHPFVARRDVAASKDALWRLVAGA, encoded by the coding sequence ATGGCTCTGACGTTCAGAGAGAGGAGGCTTCCGCAGCTGCACATCTCGCTCGACGTCCCCTCGTGCGCCTTCCGGCACCCCAACCCCAACCCGCCGCCGGCGGCCTCGACGTCCGCGTCGCGAGCCAGCGGCGAGTTCCGGCTCTCGGACTTCGACAGGCTCGCAGTGCTGGGGCGCGGGAACGGGGGCACGGTGTACAAGGTCGCGCACCGCCGGACGTCGGCGCTGTACGCGCTCAAGGTGCTGCACCGCTGCGACCCCGGGGCCGCGTCGGAGGTGGACGCCCTGCGGCGCGCCGACAGCTCGCCTCACGTCGTGCGGTGCCACTCCGTGCTCCCCGCGGCGGCCCCCGGCGACGTCGCGCTCCTGCTCGAGCTCGTGGACGGCGGCTCGCTGGACGCCGTCGCGGCCCGGCGCGGGGCGTTCCCGGAGGCCGCGCTCGCCGAGGTCGCGGCGCAGGCGCTGGCCGGACTGGCGCACCTCCACGCGCGCAGCGTCGTCCACCGCGACGTCAAGCCGGCGAACCTCCTCGTCAGCGCCGCCGGGGAGGTCAAGATAGCCGACTTCGGCATCGCCAAGGTCCTCTCGCGCGCCGGCGACCACTGCGCCGCCTACGAGGGCACCGCCGCGTACATGAGCCCCGAGAGGTTCGACACGGAGCGCCACGGACACGCCGACCCCTGCGCCGCCGACGTGTGGAGCCTGGGGGTCACCGTTTTGGAGCTCCTCATGGGACGGTACCCGCTGCTCCCCGCCGGGCAGAAGCCCAGCTGGGCGGCGCTCATGTGCGCCATCTGCTTCGGCGAGCTGCCGTCGCTGCCAGACGGCGCAGCGTCGCCGGAGCTCCGTGCGTTCGTCGCCGCTTGCCTGCAGAAGGACTACACCAAGCGGGCGTCTGTGGCGCAGCTTCTTGCGCACCCGTTCGTCGCCAGAAGAGACGTCGCGGCCTCCAAAGACGCGCTCTGGCGACTGGTGGCCGGAGCCTGA